A genomic segment from Glycine max cultivar Williams 82 chromosome 1, Glycine_max_v4.0, whole genome shotgun sequence encodes:
- the LOC100795939 gene encoding protein GRIP encodes MMDTHAEDSARSEENFPDVTHHNEDGSNGNLILENGLSDGNQGPADTHDQLLQMVMDLRFQNDFLKSQFEGFKNVDSVHSDSNIQKGVGGLEDGESDIVKELKDKIQLLNKEFLEEKQTRIASEEALKHLQTAYSEAEAKAQELSEKLAEAQTKLDQEVKEREEKYLELDSKFNRLHKRAKQRIQEVQKEKDDLEARFSEVNEIAERASSQQSALQQELERTRKQANEALKAMDVDRQQLRSANNNLRDTIEDLRRSLQPKESAIEALQQSVVEKEQMLEDMRGLLQAAEEKRQAALAELSAKHQKNIQSLEAQLNDALSDRSKATESISSLQVLVAEKESRIAEMEAASTGEAARLRAAVESVKGELSHLKEEHEKERESWETASQALKAKLEIAESNCIRAEVEVAKIRSQLESEVSTQTRILNMRDAELLAAKEEISSLEKEFSSYKVRAHALLQKKDAELAAAKDSEQLKALEETLREVENEVLSITEERDRVLQDLQSAMANHEKEIAERDTALENVKQQIRSFEIKLDSANVKHLKEKEEWGLSLQNVEETWRIRCEAMKAENEATATKDMQKELEEFKQRCKKLKEEHASFHDLADRMIEEKDYEISRLIDENKNLRQSLQSRPPVDQNDNYTTAMHKLDSTNLSPSAAEQQILILARQQAQREEELALSQRHILALQEEIEELERENRLHSQQEAMLKDELRSMERSKKREGVDMTYLKNVILKLLETGEVEVLLPVIGMLLQFSPEEIQKCQQAYHNSTDVPPPNPASDTSGSGLSLFSRFTFS; translated from the exons ATGATGGATACTCACGCAGAAGATTCTGCTAGATCTGAGGAGAATTTTCCTGATGTGACTCATCATAATGAAGATGGAAGCAACGGAAATCTTATATTGGAAAATGGTTTGTCTGATGGCAATCAAGGTCCTGCTGATACTCATGATCAGCTTCTACAAATGGTTATGGACCTCAGGTTTCAGAATGACTTCTTGAAGTCCCAGTTTGAGGGATTTAAAAATGTAGACAGTGTACATAGTGACTCTAATATACAGAAAGGAGTTGGTGGCTTGGAAGATGGGGAATCTGACATTGTGAAAGAACTAAAGGATAAGATAcaattgttaaataaagaatttctggaagaaaaacaaacaagaattgCATCAGAAGAGGCTTTGAAGCATCTTCAAACGGCTTACTCAGAGGCAGAAGCAAAGGCCCAAGAGCTCTCTGAAAAGCTTGCAGAAG CTCAAACGAAGTTAGACCAAGAAGTAAAAGAGCGTGAAGAGAAGTACCTTGAACTTGATTCCAAGTTTAATAGGCTTCACAAACGAGCAAAACAGCGCATTCAAGAAGTTCAAAAG GAAAAAGATGATCTTGAGGCCCGCTTCTCTGAGGTGAATGAAATTGCAGAGCGAGCATCATCCCAACAGTCAGCATTGCAACAAGAATTAGAGCGCACTAGGAAGCAAGCAAATGAGGCATTGAAAGCCATGGATGTTGACAGACAACAACTAAGAAGTGCAAACAACAA TCTTCGAGATACCATTGAAGATTTAAGGCGTTCATTGCAACCTAAAGAGAGTGCTATTGAGGCATTGCAACAATCAGTTGTAGAAAAGGAACAG ATGTTGGAAGATATGAGAGGGTTGCTTCAGGCTGCTGAAGAAAAAAGGCAAGCGGCACTAGCTGAGCTCTCAGCTAAACATCAAAAG AATATACAGAGTTTGGAGGCTCAACTTAATGATGCATTGTCTGACAGAAGTAAGGCAACTGAATCCATTTCTTCACTGCAG GTTCTAGTTGCAGAAAAAGAATCCAGAATTGCAGAGATGGAAGCGGCATCAACAGGAGAAGCTGCACGACTCAGAGCAGCTGTGGAAAGTGTGAAAGGGGAGCTTTCTCACCTAAAAGAGGAGCAT gaaaaagaaagggaaagCTGGGAGACTGCTTCTCAGGCACTTAAAGCAAAACTTGAAATTGCAGAGAGCAACTGCATACGTGCAGAAGTTGAAGTAgcaaaaataagaa GTCAGCTGGAATCAGAGGTATCCACCCAAACAAGAATCCTCAATATGAGAGATGCCGAATTGTTGGCTGCCAAAGAAGAG ATCAGCTCTCTTGAGAAGGAATTTTCTTCATACAAAGTTCGTGCACATGCACTTCTTCAAAAGAAGGATGCTGAGCTGGCTGCTGCTAAAGATTCTGAACAACTCAAAGCTCTAGAGGAAACTCTGAGA GAGGTGGAAAATGAAGTATTATCAATAACAGAAGAAAGGGATAGAGTTCTTCAAGATCTTCAATCTGCTATGGCTAATCATGAGAAAGAGATTGCAGAAAG aGACACAGCCCTTGAAAATGTCAAGCAACAGATAAGGAGCTTTGAAATAAAGCTTGACTCAGCTAATGTTAAACACctaaaagagaaagaggaatGGGGACTAAGTCTTCAAAATGTAGAAGAAACATGGAGAA TCAGATGCGAGGCAATGAAGGCTGAAAATGAAGCTACTGCTACAAAAGATATGCAAAAGGAATTGGAAGAGTTCAAACAGCGATGTAAAAAACTGAAG GAAGAACATGCTTCATTTCATGATCTTGCTGATAGAATGATTGAGGAGAAAGACTATGAAATATCCAGACTTATAGATGAAAATAAGAATCTTCGTCAGTCTCTTCAATCAAGACCACCA GTCGATCAGAATGATAATTATACAACAG CCATGCATAAATTGGATTCAACAAATTTAAGCCCCTCAGCAGCAGAACAGCAAATTCTG ATTTTGGCTAGACAACAAGCCCAAAGAGAGGAAGAGCTAGCACTGTCACAGCGCCATATTTTAGCTCTTCAA GAAGAAATTGAGGAGCTTGAACGTGAGAATCGTCTCCACAGCCAACAG GAGGCAATGTTAAAGGATGAGCTTCGCAGTATGGAAAGATCAAAGAAAAGGGAAGGTGTTGATATGACATATTTGAAAAATGTTATCTTAAAGCTGCTTGAGACTG GTGAAGTTGAGGTATTGCTACCAGTTATTGGAATGCTGCTTCAGTTTAGTCCAGAAGAG ATACAGAAGTGTCAACAGGCATATCACAACTCCACAGATGTTCCACCACCAAATCCTGCAAGCGATACTTCAGGATCTGGCCTATCGCTTTTCTCAAGATTCACATTTTCTTAA